The following DNA comes from Crateriforma spongiae.
GCAATCGGGCGTGTCTCGCCAAACCCAGGACACATGAAAGTGGCCGTCGGGACCTTGGGTCGGTCCGATCGGATAGGCGTTGCATTGCCCCAATCCGTCGAACAGGGGGACGTCCAGAAACCGATGCCAGCGGCCGGTTTCGCTATCGAATCGGTTGTACAAACGCCGCCCGTTGCCGCTGCCACCGGAACGATAGGTGTAAAGCAGGTTCCCGTCCGCATCCTGTAAAAAACGTGGGTACGTGCACCGATCTTCGTCGTTGCCGGTCATCGAGGCAGACCGCAGTGTTTGAATCTGACCGGGAACATCGGTGCGGAAGTAAACCAGTGGCACGGCGTGCATGTTGCCCGAAACGTGCAGACTTCCCCGGGAATCCACCGCCATCGTGATGTAGTTATGGCTGTCCCAGCCGACCTTGCTGGGTAAGACAACACGATCCCACTGGTTTTCGTGAAGACGGCGACACGCGACCACCATTTGATGGTCCTCGTCGTAGTACGCGACGTATTGATTCGGACCGTCGGTCAGCAAACAGAAGCCGACCGGAAACGAGGCGGGAACATGGTCGATTTCCCATGTCTGGGCAATGTTCCACGTTTGGCCCGCGGTCTGTCCGCGGGCTTTGGTCTTTGGTTCGGCGGCGTCCGTGATGCTTGCCAGTTGAACAGCGACAAACACCACCGCGACGAATCGTCCGAGCATGGCCGGATCACCAAGTACGCGCGTTTTCGTAGGCCGTAATCTTTTCTTCGTGCTGCAAGGTTTGGGCGATATCGTCCAGACCGTGCAGCAGTTTGTGCCGGCGACTTTCGTCCACTTCGAACGAACGATCAAAGCCTTTGTTGTCGGTGATCGTTTGATCTTCCAGGTTCACCGTCAACTGATACGGCGAATGAGCTTCGGTCCGCTGGAACAGTTCGTCCACATCGGCTTGGGGCAAGACGATCGGCAACAGTCCGTTTTTGAAACAGTTGTTGAAGAAGATATCGGCGAACGAAGGAGCGATAACGCAGCGGATGCCGTAATCGTCCAGCGCCCAAACGGCGTGTTCGCGACTGCTGCCGCTGCCAAAGTTCGGGCCGGCGACCAAGATCGACGCGCCTTTGACGTTGACGCGGTTCAGTTCAAATTCCGGATTGGGGGTTTCGCCGTCGTCCAGATAACGCCAGTCATAAAACAAAAACTGGCCGAATCCCGTGCGTTCGATACGCTTCAGGAATTGCTTGGGGATGATCTGATCGGTGTCGACATTGGCGCGATCCAGGGTCGCGACCACGCCGGTGTGGATGGTGAAGTTTTGCATGTCGGATCGAAAACGGTTGTGGTTGCGAACGATTGAAGCGGCGGAAGGTGCCGCGCTGGGCGAATCATGACCGGGCGAATCGCGGCAGGTGCGAATGATCGACCGTGCCGCTGTGGCATTCCGGTCTATCGATAATCCCACTGGCGGATGTCGACGAAATGACCTTCGACCGCTGCGGCGGCGGCCATCGCGGGGCTGACCAAGTGGGTCCGTCCGCCTTTGCCTTGCCGGCCTTCGAAATTCCGGTTGCTGGTGCTGGCGCAACGTTCGCCCGGTGACAGCTTGTCGGGGTTCATTGCCAGGCACATGCTGCAACCCGCTTCCCGCCAATCAAATCCGGCTTCGCGGAAAACCTTGTCCAAGCCTTCCTTTTCGGCCTGAGTCTTCACCTGGCCGCTGCCCGGAACGACCATCGCGTTGACGCGATCGCTGCAGCGATGACCTTTGACGACCTCCGCTGCGGCACGCAAATCTTCGATGCGGGCGTTGGTGCACGACCCGATGAAAACCCGATCGAGCGTCAAGTCGGTCATCGGCGTCTTGGCGGTCAGCCCCATGTACTGGAGCGCCTGGGCGGTTGATTTTTGTTCGACCGGATCGTCAAAGTCGGCCGGGTCGGGAATCGGATCGGTGATGCTGCGGACCTGGCCCGGGTTCGTTCCCCAGGTGACTTGCGGTTGGATGTCCGCACCCTGGTAAACGTTGGACCGATCGTAAGACGCACCGGGATCGGTCACCAATTGACGCCAGCGCTGCACGGCGGCATCGAAGTCCTTCGGGACTTCTGGTTTGCCACGCAGGTATTCGAACGTGGTTTCGTCGGGAGCGATCATGCCGGCGCGGGCACCCGCTTCGATCGACATGTTGCACACCGTCATGCGTTCTTCCATCGAAAGAGCGCGGACGCAATCACCGGTGTATTCCAAGACGTATCCCGTGCCACCGGCGGTGCCGATTTGCCCGATCAGATAAAGGATCAAATCTTTGGCGGTCACGCCGCGGGCCAGTTCGCCGTCGACGCGTAATTCGAACGTCTTGGGTTTGAACTGCAGCAACGTTTGGGTCGCCATCACGTGTTCGACTTCGCTGGTGCCGATGCCGAAGGCCAGAGCGCCGAAGGCCCCGTGGGTCGCCGTGTGGCTGTCGCCGCAAACGATCGTCATGCCGGGCTGGGTGTAGCCGTTTTCCGGGCCGATGACGTGGACGATGCCCTGGCGGACGTCGCCGATGTCGAACAGGGTGACACCGAAGTCCTTGCAGTTCTGACGCAGGGTTTCGATCTGCTTCTTGCTGATCGGATCAGCGATCGGCAGGCTGCGGTCGGTCGTCGGGACGTTGTGGTCCGGAGTGGCCAGCGTGCGTTCAGGTCGTCGGACTTTGCGGTTGTTGATCCGCAATCCTTCGAACGCTTGGGGGCTGGTGACTTCGTGGACCAAGTGCAGGTCGATGTACAGAATTGCGGGACCGCTTTCCGGTTGGTGGACCACGTGCTGGTCCCAGATTTTGTCCAAAAGGGTCTGCGGTGCGGACGATGAGCCGTCGGGCATGGGTCGATGGTCGGTTCCGGGTGGAAAAACAGGAAGGATTCCCGCAACTGTCAACTGTCAGTGGCGGGATGTCAACGGCCGTTCGGACGGCCATTTTCGGTCAATCGGGACGCCGAGCGGTTTGCCGCGGCGTGGCGAGGTCGGCAACAGCGGGCTCGACACCCCCAGCGGGCTTCTGCGATACACGCCCAAGCGTGGCCGACTGTCAGCGAAACAAGGAGTCCGATGCCGTGTCACGATCACCGAATTCTGTCCCTAGCGACCGCTCGCGTGTCTCGGATCCGCCTGGTCGTGCTGTCAGGGGAAACCCGCTGACGACCTGGCTGGATCGTCGCCGCTTGGTCGCCTTGGCGGCCGCCTGGATCGCCGGGAATCGTCGCCTGTCGCTGGGGCAACAATCGATTGATTCTTCGGTCGCGGGTTCGTCCGCCGTGGTTTCGGACACCGAAGTCCGCGATTCGGTTCAGTGGTTGGTCAATTGGGGCCTGGATCAATTGCCGCCCGTGTATCGAGGCGACAAGGATTGGGGACGCGTGAAGCGTGTCTGGGCCGGTGTCGACATGAAACTGGACGGGCTGAAGCTGCGGACCCATCGCAAGTGGCACGATCAGGAACACGGCCGCTGGTTCCGCTATGAAATCTTTTCGCCTGGACAGACCGACCGGCCCGCCTGGGCCCGCGACCACCGCCCGGGATCACGGTTACCCGTTCAGATCGAGGTCCGGTCGTTAAGACAAGAAGAAAAACGGTGGTGGATTGATGTGGTTGCATCGGCGCCGCTGGATTTCACGGCACAATTGCAACGCTGGAATCTGGGCGTCAAATGGTACAGCTTGACCACGCATGGCAACATGCAGGTCCGCATTGATGCGACCATGGGCGTTGATTTCGCGACCGACTACACCGAACTTCCTCCGGCCCTGGTGATCGCACCGCATGTGGCGGCCGCGAAGCTGACACTGGTTTCATTCGACCTGCATCGCGTCAGCCACGTTGGCGGCGAAGTGGCCGAGGAAATCGGGACGGTCGTCGAACGGAATTTGAAGCGATTCTGGCTGGACAAACTGAACGAGAAACTTACCGACAAGCTGAACCGGTCGATCGACAAACACCGTGACGATCTGCGGTTTTCCTTGGCGGACTATTGGAAACGCTGGACCCCATGATCTTTGACACGACGACTTTGTGCCGCCCCGCCGTGACGTGTTTGCGATTCGCCCTGCCGATCACGCTTGCCTTTGTGAATGTTCATCCGACCATTGCTGAAAAACCGTTGGTGATCGCCCATCGCGGCGCATCGGCCGACGCCCCGGAAAACACGCTGCCCGCATTCGAATTGGCGTTCGAACAACAGGCCGATGGCGTCGAAGGCGATTTTTATCTGACCATCGACGGGCAGATCGTCTGTCACCACGACAAGGACACCGAACGGACCGGCGGCAAAAAGTTGGTCGTGAAGGATTGCACGCTGGACCAACTGCGTGGCTTGGAATACGGCCAATGGAAAGCCCCCGAGTTTCACGGGACGGTCATCCCGACTTTCCAACAGGTCTATCAAAGCGTGCCGGAAGGCAAGCGTTTTGTGATCGAGCTGAAAGTCGGTCCCGAAATCGTTGCTCCGCTGAAAGCCGAATTGGATCGCCTGCATCACGGCCAGATCGATTTGTTGATCATCGCGTTCCAGGAAGACACGGTCGCCAAGTGCAAGGAACTGTTGCCGCAGATTCCCGTTCACTGGCTGACCAGTTTTCGTCAGGGAGACGACGGTGTTGTTCGACCGACGGCGGCGCAGATCGCACAAACCGTGCGAGAAACGTCGGCCGACGGTGTGGGCATGCAGGGAAAACGCGACGTCATTGATGACGCCTTTATCGCCGAGCTTCGTCGCGGAGGCTGCGACGATTTTCACGTCTGGACGATCGACGATCCGGCCGATGCACAGTACTTCGCCCGGCTCGGGGCATCAGGGGTCACGACCAACGTTCCCGCTGTGGTCGGACCCGCCGTTCGCTAGCCGGATGAGCGCCGGCAGGATCAAATTCTTGAGTTCTTCGGGGCACGCTATCGCCCCGCTTGGTGGTCGCGTTGCCATGCCGCCAGTTTCCCGTCGGTGGGCGCCTCCTGGCGGGCGGACCCTGTGACCGACGCGGTTGAATCAAAGTGCCTTGATTCGCCCGAAATATCCGCCCCGTGGCCGTTCATAGCCACCCTTCTGGACCCGTCGTCGCGGCTTCGTTGTTAAGCCTGGTAAACCTTGCGGGGCACTCTGAGCGGCATCAAGCGTCTGAGCGGAATGTACCGATGCAAAGGCCCGTGACGGGGATGTCGGCTGAGCCGGATTCTCCATCACGTGATTTTGCCGGCCGGCGGGAAACCCCGTAGGTCGGCCGAAGCCGGGCCGCAGGTCTGGTCTTCGGGCGGACATTCAATGAGGCTGCATGCGGTAGGTGCGGGGATCTATGCGATTGACCACAAAGCTGTCCCTGGCACGACGGATTGCCATTGGCATGATCCTCGCGTCGTCCACGTCGATCGTGTCATCGGTGGGCGGCCCGGCCGGCCTGGAAACACAGCGGTCCTGTCATGCTGCCGAAGAAGAATCGATTTCCGACGCACGGATGACGCCCACGGTCCGCGCGATCCGTCGCGCTTCGCCGGCGGTGGTCAATATCCATGGCCAAAAGACCGTTCGTACGACCGCGGCCGGCATGGTCGGTGCCAACAGCCAGGATTCGTTCCGGCAAGTCAACGGCATGGGAACCGGCGTGGTCGTTGACCCCCGTGGTTACGTGATCACCAACTATCACGTGGTCGAAGACGTCAACGACATTCGCGTGACGTTGCAAGACGGCACCAACACGCACGCCGACTTGATCGCTTCGCACGTTCGCAATGACTTGGCGTTGATCAAGGTCCACACCGACAAACCGTTGCCGACCATTCCGCGTGGCACGAGTGAAGACTTGATGGTCGGTGAAACTGTGATTGCCATCGGTAATGCGTTTGGGTACTACCACACATGTACCCAAGGCATCATCAGCGCCCTGCACCGCGACGTTCCGGTCAACGAGACCCAGGACTACGTCGATCTGATTCAAATCAGTGCCGGCATCAACCCGGGGAATTCCGGTGGGCCGCTGTTGAATATCGATGGCGAAATCATCGGAGTCAACGTCGCCGTTCGTGTGGGTGCGTCACAGATTGCGTTCACCTTGCCGATCGACCAAGTCGTCGAAACGGTGACCGAAATGATCAAGCAGCACAATGCCCAGCGTGTTGCCCTTGGAATTCGAACCGACGGCGGACCCCGCGATGGCGATGGAGTCACCGTCACCGATGTCACCGCCAGCAGTCCTGCCGCACGGGAAGGACTGAAGCCGGGCGACCGCGTGGTCCGCGTCGGTTCAACCAAGGTCGACGATCAATTGGATTATGTGTTGGCCGTCTTGGGATCCGAACCTGGGGAATCGATTCAAATCGAAGTCCAGCGTGACGGCCAAGACATGATGTTTGCCTTGGACCAGTCGGGACGGTCGATCGCCAAGCCTCAGACGACCGAAGAACTGGCCTGGAGCGTGATCGGCATCCAAGCCAAACCGATGGCGGCATCATCGATGCAGCAGCTGAATCGCCGCTTGGGAACCAGTTACGGCGGTGGCCTGTATATCACTCGGGTGCGTCCGGGTTCTCCGGCCGCCGAACAAAGCATCGCCCCGGGGGACATCCTGTTGGGCATCCATGAGTGGCAAACCGCGCGGCTGAAAGACTTGGCCGACATTCTGCGACACCCGGAAATGCAGCCCGGACCGCGTGCGAAGTTCTACATCGTTCGCCGCAATCAAACGCTTTACGGCCACCTGCAGCTGGCCGCACAAAACGGTCGCAGCACCGCGAAGCGATAAGGCCGGTCGATCCGGTGCCGCGGGAATCCCGGGGCAAGCCGAATCGCAACGTGTGTGTCCCAATCCCCGCCACGTCCGCCAAGCGGTCAATAGCGGATGTCACGGATGCACCCACCGCGACGTGTGCCCGACACACACATCGACTTGCTGACCCAGCCGGGATACCGACGCGGCATCGGATGGTGACGCCGAATCGGTTCTGCGAATCGAATTCGCTTGATCAAGCGTGACGCGATCGATCAATACTCGTGACCGGTCTGGCCCGAATCAACGGCGACTGCCGGGACACCGGTTTGAACTGCTTGGCGGACGACCCGATCTTTGACTTCTTGGGTCAACCGCGCGATTGCTTCGGCGACCGGCATCGTTCCCAGTTCGCCGTCGATCCGGTCACGCAGCGCGACCTTGCCCGCTTCGGCTTCTTTGGGCCCGACAACGGCCATGTAATTGACCAGGTCCAAT
Coding sequences within:
- a CDS encoding BNR repeat-containing protein, producing the protein MLGRFVAVVFVAVQLASITDAAEPKTKARGQTAGQTWNIAQTWEIDHVPASFPVGFCLLTDGPNQYVAYYDEDHQMVVACRRLHENQWDRVVLPSKVGWDSHNYITMAVDSRGSLHVSGNMHAVPLVYFRTDVPGQIQTLRSASMTGNDEDRCTYPRFLQDADGNLLYTYRSGGSGNGRRLYNRFDSETGRWHRFLDVPLFDGLGQCNAYPIGPTQGPDGHFHVSWVWRDTPDCATNHDLSYARSADLKHWETAHGSPLRLPITPDQTAAVVDPVPSGGGIINSGIRMTFDRANQPLLAYHKRDANGHMQAFVATPRKDHWLSQAITDWDAPILFAGRGSMPFIGIKVSTPKVVDEKSIVVGFRHQEHGSGRIVLDAGTLRPVDRKVTIEREFPPTLSRVRIDFPGMQHRLTTDIGASPDADERYVLRWETLGSHHDRRPPDPLPPPSKLQLVRLVRGAVQD
- the leuD gene encoding 3-isopropylmalate dehydratase small subunit — protein: MQNFTIHTGVVATLDRANVDTDQIIPKQFLKRIERTGFGQFLFYDWRYLDDGETPNPEFELNRVNVKGASILVAGPNFGSGSSREHAVWALDDYGIRCVIAPSFADIFFNNCFKNGLLPIVLPQADVDELFQRTEAHSPYQLTVNLEDQTITDNKGFDRSFEVDESRRHKLLHGLDDIAQTLQHEEKITAYENARTW
- the leuC gene encoding 3-isopropylmalate dehydratase large subunit; its protein translation is MPDGSSSAPQTLLDKIWDQHVVHQPESGPAILYIDLHLVHEVTSPQAFEGLRINNRKVRRPERTLATPDHNVPTTDRSLPIADPISKKQIETLRQNCKDFGVTLFDIGDVRQGIVHVIGPENGYTQPGMTIVCGDSHTATHGAFGALAFGIGTSEVEHVMATQTLLQFKPKTFELRVDGELARGVTAKDLILYLIGQIGTAGGTGYVLEYTGDCVRALSMEERMTVCNMSIEAGARAGMIAPDETTFEYLRGKPEVPKDFDAAVQRWRQLVTDPGASYDRSNVYQGADIQPQVTWGTNPGQVRSITDPIPDPADFDDPVEQKSTAQALQYMGLTAKTPMTDLTLDRVFIGSCTNARIEDLRAAAEVVKGHRCSDRVNAMVVPGSGQVKTQAEKEGLDKVFREAGFDWREAGCSMCLAMNPDKLSPGERCASTSNRNFEGRQGKGGRTHLVSPAMAAAAAVEGHFVDIRQWDYR
- a CDS encoding glycerophosphodiester phosphodiesterase family protein; translation: MIFDTTTLCRPAVTCLRFALPITLAFVNVHPTIAEKPLVIAHRGASADAPENTLPAFELAFEQQADGVEGDFYLTIDGQIVCHHDKDTERTGGKKLVVKDCTLDQLRGLEYGQWKAPEFHGTVIPTFQQVYQSVPEGKRFVIELKVGPEIVAPLKAELDRLHHGQIDLLIIAFQEDTVAKCKELLPQIPVHWLTSFRQGDDGVVRPTAAQIAQTVRETSADGVGMQGKRDVIDDAFIAELRRGGCDDFHVWTIDDPADAQYFARLGASGVTTNVPAVVGPAVR
- a CDS encoding trypsin-like peptidase domain-containing protein; the encoded protein is MRLTTKLSLARRIAIGMILASSTSIVSSVGGPAGLETQRSCHAAEEESISDARMTPTVRAIRRASPAVVNIHGQKTVRTTAAGMVGANSQDSFRQVNGMGTGVVVDPRGYVITNYHVVEDVNDIRVTLQDGTNTHADLIASHVRNDLALIKVHTDKPLPTIPRGTSEDLMVGETVIAIGNAFGYYHTCTQGIISALHRDVPVNETQDYVDLIQISAGINPGNSGGPLLNIDGEIIGVNVAVRVGASQIAFTLPIDQVVETVTEMIKQHNAQRVALGIRTDGGPRDGDGVTVTDVTASSPAAREGLKPGDRVVRVGSTKVDDQLDYVLAVLGSEPGESIQIEVQRDGQDMMFALDQSGRSIAKPQTTEELAWSVIGIQAKPMAASSMQQLNRRLGTSYGGGLYITRVRPGSPAAEQSIAPGDILLGIHEWQTARLKDLADILRHPEMQPGPRAKFYIVRRNQTLYGHLQLAAQNGRSTAKR